From one Thermomicrobiales bacterium genomic stretch:
- a CDS encoding aspartate aminotransferase family protein, with translation MAQDQTSATKTAEQYAQSALEHVWIHSANWQELAAQKGMKVFDHGKGALLYDVEGREYIDGIAGLWVVNAGHGRTEIGQAMAEQAAKLAYVSAANYTTVPTVALAETIAEILPGDLNRLFFCSGGSEAVESALKIAKQVQVMRGFPKRYKVIARRGSYHGMTYGAMSLTSARNEAYFGPFMHGVYHVPSPNNYRSQFPGLTGEADEVACANAVEAEILFQGPDTVAAVIAEPISTANGVQVPSKAYWKRMREICDTHGVLLIADEVINGWGRSGTYFAIEHYDIVPDMVTMAKGLSSGYAPIAAVAVRDSVFEGFKEKGDVALGHLLTFGGQAVACSAALKNIEIFKQENLVQQSAEKGEYLKKQLQELSSHPSVGDVRGLGLMCGVEIVKNKETKEKFGREAQFTKRVSELVNEKGLLTRVWDTIHLAPPFVVTIDEIDRMVAITDEALTQAENEYAAELG, from the coding sequence ATGGCACAGGATCAGACAAGCGCGACGAAGACGGCCGAGCAGTACGCACAGAGCGCGCTGGAGCACGTCTGGATTCACTCAGCAAACTGGCAGGAGCTCGCCGCCCAGAAGGGGATGAAGGTCTTCGACCACGGCAAGGGCGCGCTGCTCTACGACGTCGAGGGCAGAGAGTATATCGACGGCATCGCCGGCCTGTGGGTTGTCAACGCTGGCCACGGTCGGACCGAGATCGGCCAGGCAATGGCCGAGCAGGCTGCCAAGCTGGCCTACGTTTCTGCGGCCAACTACACGACCGTCCCGACGGTTGCTCTGGCTGAGACGATCGCGGAGATTCTTCCTGGCGATCTCAACCGGCTCTTCTTCTGCTCCGGTGGTTCCGAGGCCGTCGAGAGCGCGCTGAAGATCGCCAAGCAGGTGCAGGTCATGCGCGGGTTTCCGAAGCGCTATAAGGTCATCGCTCGTCGCGGCTCGTACCACGGCATGACCTATGGCGCGATGAGCCTCACCTCTGCGCGCAACGAGGCGTACTTCGGCCCGTTCATGCACGGCGTTTATCACGTCCCATCGCCAAATAACTATCGATCGCAGTTCCCCGGCCTGACCGGCGAGGCAGACGAGGTGGCATGCGCCAACGCCGTCGAGGCCGAGATTCTGTTCCAGGGACCTGACACGGTCGCCGCAGTGATCGCTGAGCCGATCTCGACGGCAAACGGCGTCCAGGTTCCGTCGAAGGCGTACTGGAAGCGGATGCGCGAGATCTGCGACACCCACGGCGTCCTGCTCATCGCAGACGAAGTCATCAACGGCTGGGGCCGGAGCGGCACCTACTTCGCGATCGAGCACTACGACATCGTCCCCGACATGGTGACGATGGCCAAGGGGCTGTCCTCTGGCTACGCGCCGATCGCCGCTGTTGCCGTCCGCGACTCCGTATTCGAGGGGTTCAAGGAAAAGGGCGATGTCGCTCTCGGTCACCTGCTGACCTTCGGCGGTCAGGCCGTTGCTTGCTCGGCCGCGCTGAAGAATATCGAGATCTTCAAGCAGGAGAATCTCGTGCAGCAGTCTGCCGAGAAGGGCGAGTACCTCAAGAAGCAGCTCCAGGAGCTGTCGTCGCATCCGTCCGTTGGCGACGTTCGTGGCCTCGGCCTGATGTGCGGCGTTGAGATCGTCAAGAACAAGGAGACAAAGGAGAAGTTCGGCCGGGAGGCGCAGTTCACCAAGCGCGTCTCCGAGCTCGTGAACGAGAAGGGCCTGCTGACCCGCGTCTGGGACACGATCCACCTCGCGCCGCCATTCGTCGTCACGATCGACGAGATCGACCGCATGGTCGCGATCACCGACGAGGCGCTGACCCAGGCAGAGAACGAATACGCTGCCGAGCTCGGGTAG
- a CDS encoding NAD(P)/FAD-dependent oxidoreductase encodes MGCEFVLKTAVTSLTRDEASGCFILGTTTGTHYSRTIIISAGIGAFEPKRLEVPGIERFEGGGGVHYFAKHVDDFRDRHVLIVGGGDSAVDWANTLAPLARSVRLVHRSKFRAHERAIAQMAEEGVHLHYPDYAVKAVHGNDRLESVTFHHLKEGSEQTVDADDLIVAIGFLADLGPLKTWGLEVERNTIRVDPITMATNIEGIYGCGDVVTYPAKFKLIATGAAEAITAVNHCVTVINPSARLDPGHSTNIMEKREKAAL; translated from the coding sequence ATGGGCTGTGAGTTTGTCCTGAAGACTGCCGTCACATCGCTCACTCGTGACGAAGCATCCGGCTGTTTCATCCTTGGGACGACGACTGGCACGCATTACAGCCGGACGATCATCATCTCGGCCGGCATCGGCGCGTTCGAGCCGAAACGGCTCGAGGTTCCGGGCATCGAGCGATTCGAAGGTGGGGGCGGCGTTCATTACTTCGCCAAGCACGTCGATGACTTCCGCGATCGGCACGTGCTGATCGTCGGTGGCGGGGACTCGGCTGTCGATTGGGCGAACACGCTTGCGCCGTTGGCTCGGTCGGTCCGGCTCGTTCACCGATCCAAGTTCCGCGCGCACGAGCGCGCGATCGCGCAGATGGCCGAAGAGGGTGTTCACCTCCACTACCCCGACTACGCGGTCAAGGCCGTCCACGGCAACGACCGGCTCGAGTCTGTCACGTTCCACCATCTGAAGGAGGGGAGCGAGCAGACGGTCGATGCCGACGATCTGATTGTCGCGATCGGATTCCTGGCCGACCTCGGGCCACTCAAGACATGGGGGTTGGAGGTCGAGCGCAACACCATCCGCGTCGACCCGATCACAATGGCGACTAACATCGAGGGGATTTACGGCTGCGGCGACGTCGTTACGTACCCCGCGAAGTTCAAGCTCATTGCGACCGGCGCGGCTGAAGCCATTACCGCGGTCAACCACTGCGTGACGGTCATCAACCCTTCGGCGCGTCTCGATCCTGGCCACTCGACAAACATTATGGAGAAGCGCGAAAAGGCCGCCCTGTAG
- a CDS encoding phosphoglycerate dehydrogenase, translating into MAHKVLILSRKFREGNREYLDEFLARRGCEMIDREMRYPIDQAQLCDLASEAEGIITGLEWISPRVMEAAPNLRVVSAGGVGYDHIDVEEATRRNIAVGICAGCNNHSVSELAFAMMINLARNVLVVDRSIRDGEWFPYDRIPLEANSELWGKTLGIVGLGRVGKSTALLGKAFGMRVLAADIAWDLTFANEHGISYMPFEDVLRQSDFVSLHCPLDEYTRDLIDERAIDLMKQSAFLINTARGPIVKEVALVEALQSGRIAGAGLDVFQFEPHPDNPYTEFSNVVLTPHIGGTTKEAFDRALYLALVNVTNVLNGNPPHCQVNPEVTAYRALGGNRERRVIPPPSSVV; encoded by the coding sequence GTGGCGCATAAGGTACTGATCCTTTCTCGCAAGTTTCGCGAAGGCAATCGCGAGTATCTCGACGAGTTCCTCGCCCGACGTGGATGCGAGATGATCGACCGCGAGATGCGATATCCCATCGACCAGGCACAGCTTTGCGACCTGGCGAGCGAAGCCGAAGGCATCATTACCGGTCTCGAATGGATCTCGCCGCGAGTGATGGAAGCCGCGCCCAACCTCAGGGTGGTGAGCGCCGGAGGTGTCGGGTACGACCATATCGATGTCGAGGAAGCAACACGACGCAACATCGCTGTTGGCATCTGCGCTGGCTGCAACAATCACTCGGTCTCAGAGCTTGCCTTCGCGATGATGATCAATCTCGCCCGCAACGTGCTGGTGGTCGACCGCTCGATCCGCGATGGTGAGTGGTTCCCCTACGACCGCATCCCGCTGGAAGCGAACTCCGAACTGTGGGGCAAGACGCTTGGCATCGTCGGCCTCGGCCGAGTTGGAAAATCAACCGCGCTGCTGGGCAAGGCATTCGGCATGCGGGTGCTGGCGGCAGACATCGCCTGGGATCTGACGTTCGCCAACGAGCACGGCATCTCGTACATGCCGTTTGAGGATGTCCTGCGTCAGTCCGACTTCGTGTCGTTGCACTGCCCGCTTGACGAGTATACGCGCGACCTCATCGACGAGCGTGCGATCGATCTGATGAAGCAATCAGCGTTTCTTATCAACACTGCGCGTGGGCCGATCGTCAAGGAGGTCGCGCTGGTCGAGGCGCTGCAGTCCGGGCGTATCGCGGGCGCCGGCCTCGATGTGTTCCAGTTCGAGCCACACCCTGACAACCCATACACCGAGTTCTCGAACGTCGTGTTGACGCCTCACATCGGTGGCACGACGAAGGAAGCATTTGACCGTGCGCTGTATCTCGCGCTGGTGAACGTCACCAATGTTCTGAACGGCAATCCGCCACACTGCCAGGTGAATCCCGAGGTAACGGCATACCGGGCGCTCGGGGGCAACCGCGAACGCCGCGTCATACCGCCGCCGTCATCGGTCGTCTGA
- a CDS encoding DNA-formamidopyrimidine glycosylase family protein codes for MPELPEVEAARRGIAEQLLHDEIVEVDLRLPKLLVASDGLGLEQLVGLSFSAIRRHGKYLTLLAGDLALVIHLKLSGQLVGRGPTIPGFDAGHPVPAYGAELPHKSTHLIIYFASGSRLYVTDIRHFARVRLMPVDDLDGYFNNLRLGPDVASSAFERQWFHGAIARRPQSRLKPLLLDQTFVSGLGNIYVDEVLYRARLHPERLARTLAPTEIDQLFDAVGEIMAIAIPIGGANILNGKAIPERGDFPFVHGREGIPCLRCGTPIVKERVDARGTYRCPICQPVPDAN; via the coding sequence ATGCCTGAGCTACCGGAGGTTGAGGCTGCGCGTCGCGGCATCGCCGAGCAGCTTCTTCACGATGAAATAGTTGAGGTGGATCTTCGTCTGCCAAAGCTGCTCGTTGCGAGTGATGGCCTTGGCCTCGAGCAGCTTGTGGGGCTGTCTTTCTCAGCGATTCGGCGACACGGAAAGTACCTCACCCTCCTGGCGGGTGATCTGGCGCTGGTGATTCACCTCAAGCTTAGCGGACAGCTGGTCGGTCGTGGCCCGACGATCCCGGGCTTTGATGCCGGCCATCCCGTGCCTGCCTATGGCGCGGAGCTGCCCCACAAGTCGACACATCTGATCATTTACTTCGCCAGTGGGTCACGTTTGTATGTTACGGACATCCGCCACTTCGCTCGCGTTCGGCTGATGCCGGTCGACGACCTGGATGGCTATTTCAACAACTTGCGACTCGGGCCGGACGTTGCCTCAAGCGCCTTCGAGCGGCAATGGTTTCATGGCGCTATCGCGCGGCGACCTCAATCTCGGCTGAAGCCGCTCCTGCTCGATCAGACGTTTGTCTCCGGGCTTGGAAATATCTACGTCGATGAAGTGCTGTATCGCGCTCGGCTCCACCCCGAGCGGCTCGCTCGAACACTTGCTCCCACCGAAATCGACCAGCTGTTTGACGCTGTCGGTGAAATCATGGCGATCGCCATCCCGATTGGCGGTGCGAATATTCTCAACGGCAAGGCTATCCCGGAGCGCGGCGACTTCCCGTTCGTCCACGGGCGTGAGGGCATCCCCTGCCTGAGGTGCGGGACACCGATCGTGAAGGAACGCGTCGATGCGCGGGGCACATATCGCTGCCCGATTTGCCAGCCCGTCCCCGACGCGAATTGA
- a CDS encoding PLP-dependent aminotransferase family protein produces the protein MVETASGIVGSLLSERAKRYGPARLGNPRAAASKISFVAGFPDPATLPKADVIEATRVALEREGEWALQYGAARGYDGLIDELVKKLARDQRIQATADNILITNGSSQALALIVDMLVDPGDVVLSEQPTWSGAVHNFTVAGADVRPIPITAEGTDIAALERELETLRAEGKQAKLLYMIPNFQNPTGVTTTLERRKRIIELAREHGVPIVEDDAYFDLRYAGERLPTLYEMAGDGSVMYLGTFSKIMAAGVRLGWVVANTDVIQRLTGMKLEGGTSPFAGYVAAEFCANGTLQEHISELTALYRRRRDVMLAALERAMPAGTTWTTPEGGFFIWMTLPTGVTAGELQAAASARNVEFLPGPACHFGGAGSGTLRLAYSFSDDEKIEQGIAILGGLIEEAASR, from the coding sequence ATGGTCGAGACTGCCAGTGGCATCGTCGGTTCGCTACTTTCAGAGCGGGCGAAACGCTACGGCCCAGCACGGCTCGGAAATCCCCGCGCCGCGGCATCGAAGATTTCCTTCGTTGCCGGTTTCCCCGATCCCGCCACGCTGCCAAAGGCGGACGTGATCGAGGCGACGCGCGTCGCTCTGGAGCGCGAGGGCGAGTGGGCGCTGCAATACGGCGCGGCCCGCGGGTACGACGGGCTGATCGACGAGCTTGTCAAGAAGCTCGCTCGCGATCAGCGGATTCAGGCAACGGCAGACAACATCCTCATCACCAACGGCTCGTCACAGGCACTGGCTCTCATCGTCGACATGCTGGTCGATCCGGGTGATGTCGTGCTCAGTGAGCAGCCGACCTGGTCGGGGGCAGTTCACAATTTCACGGTTGCCGGCGCCGACGTGCGGCCGATTCCGATCACCGCGGAAGGAACCGACATCGCTGCCCTTGAGCGCGAGCTGGAGACGCTTCGCGCCGAGGGTAAGCAGGCCAAGCTGTTGTACATGATCCCGAACTTCCAGAACCCGACTGGCGTGACGACGACACTGGAACGCCGCAAGCGGATCATCGAGCTCGCTCGGGAACACGGTGTGCCGATCGTTGAGGATGACGCCTACTTCGATCTGCGCTATGCGGGGGAGCGACTGCCGACGCTCTATGAGATGGCTGGCGACGGCTCCGTCATGTACCTCGGCACGTTCTCCAAGATCATGGCGGCAGGCGTCCGGCTGGGCTGGGTAGTCGCCAATACTGACGTGATCCAACGGTTGACGGGGATGAAGCTCGAAGGTGGCACCAGCCCATTTGCCGGCTACGTCGCCGCCGAATTCTGCGCAAACGGGACGCTCCAGGAGCATATCAGCGAGCTCACCGCTCTGTATCGCCGTCGGCGCGACGTCATGCTGGCGGCGCTCGAGCGCGCGATGCCGGCAGGGACAACGTGGACGACGCCTGAAGGTGGGTTCTTCATCTGGATGACCCTCCCCACTGGCGTGACCGCTGGGGAACTGCAGGCGGCAGCCTCCGCGCGAAACGTCGAGTTCCTGCCCGGGCCGGCCTGCCACTTTGGTGGCGCTGGCAGTGGCACCCTGCGCCTCGCCTATTCATTCTCCGATGACGAGAAGATCGAGCAAGGTATTGCGATTCTCGGCGGGCTCATCGAAGAAGCAGCCAGCCGCTAG
- a CDS encoding AI-2E family transporter has protein sequence MTPASLLIVLLIFYLVVQTQTIVLLMLFSILFATVIERPVLRLESRGMPRAVGILTVYVVLLLGLVLLGFIFVPLISAEARTFSAQAPSLIQELADQWRTSDSRLLARTGYRLLMQLKFRLDNPPPPTGGTAIGLITGVGAVIFGLVATFVIGFYYLMEKHLVKRLLLQNLQPATRDRVNSVWIDVEAKVGDWLRGQLLLCVIIGVASGFGYGLLGLRFWLLLALFAGVTEIVPVIGPWIGGIPAFAVALLDSWQKAAIVAGFIVLLQFTENSILVPRVMRGVIGLSPLTVFLAVLAGGQFMGPLGALLAIPFAAAIQVIIYDALRVRRERREFAVAPVGQHLHASAWRSVLTQFLGDSDHRGPHVPADPSEPAPKTSAQQDNRPNSPDEPRE, from the coding sequence TTGACGCCGGCGTCCCTCTTGATCGTGCTTCTGATCTTCTACCTCGTCGTCCAGACCCAGACGATCGTGCTCCTGATGCTGTTTTCGATTCTGTTTGCGACGGTCATCGAACGCCCGGTTCTCCGGCTGGAATCTCGCGGAATGCCGCGCGCCGTTGGCATCCTGACTGTCTATGTCGTGCTTCTGTTGGGCCTTGTGCTGCTCGGCTTCATTTTCGTCCCCTTGATTTCCGCCGAGGCACGGACCTTCTCGGCGCAGGCGCCGAGTCTCATCCAGGAGCTCGCGGATCAGTGGCGCACAAGCGATAGTCGCCTGCTAGCCCGCACGGGCTATCGGCTTCTGATGCAGTTGAAGTTCCGGCTCGACAACCCGCCACCACCGACGGGCGGCACTGCCATTGGCCTGATTACCGGCGTCGGCGCAGTGATCTTTGGGCTTGTCGCCACGTTTGTCATCGGCTTCTACTATCTGATGGAGAAGCATCTCGTGAAGCGGCTGTTGCTCCAGAATCTGCAGCCAGCAACGCGAGATCGAGTGAACTCGGTCTGGATCGATGTCGAGGCGAAGGTCGGAGATTGGCTGCGCGGGCAGCTGCTGCTTTGTGTCATCATCGGCGTTGCGTCCGGCTTTGGCTATGGGCTCCTGGGTTTGCGTTTTTGGCTGTTGCTGGCGCTCTTCGCAGGTGTCACAGAGATCGTGCCCGTAATCGGACCGTGGATCGGCGGAATCCCGGCGTTCGCGGTGGCGCTGCTTGATTCCTGGCAGAAGGCGGCTATCGTCGCTGGCTTTATCGTGCTTCTTCAGTTCACCGAGAACAGCATCCTCGTGCCACGCGTGATGCGTGGCGTCATTGGTCTGTCGCCCCTCACGGTATTTCTCGCGGTGCTTGCCGGTGGCCAGTTCATGGGGCCGCTTGGCGCGTTGCTGGCGATACCGTTCGCGGCGGCCATTCAGGTGATCATCTACGATGCTCTTCGCGTGCGACGCGAGCGTCGTGAGTTTGCGGTCGCGCCCGTCGGTCAACATCTGCACGCATCGGCGTGGCGCTCGGTGCTGACTCAGTTCCTCGGTGACAGCGACCATCGTGGCCCGCATGTGCCGGCCGATCCTTCCGAACCTGCGCCGAAGACGTCGGCGCAGCAAGATAATCGCCCGAATTCGCCCGACGAACCCAGGGAGTAA